GTCTCCACCGGCACGGCGGCGAGGGGCTGCTGCGGGTCCGGCTCGATCCAGTAGCGGCGGCGCTCGAACGGGTACGTGGGCAGCGGCACCCGGCGGGCCGTGGGGTCGGCGTCGACGCGCACCGGCAGCCCGGCGCACCACAGCGCGCCGGCGGTGGCCAGCAGGGCGGCCAAATCACCTGTGCTCTCCCCGGCGGCGGGCAGGCTGGTCAACGGGGTCAGCGCGCGCTGCTCCGGCGCGGCCTTGGCGACCTGCATCCGGGCCAGGCTGGCCAACTGCCGGCCGGGACCGCACTCGACCAGCTGCCAGGTGCCGGCGGCCAGCAGGGTGGCCACGCAGTCGCCGAAGCGGACCGGCTGACGCAGGTGCGTCGCCCAGTACGCCGGGTCGGTGGCCTGCTCGGCGGTGATCCAGGTGCCGGTGACGTTGGACAGGAACGGCACCGCCGGCGGGCGCAGCGGCACCGTGCCCATCAACGCGGTGAACTCGGCGAGGATCGGCTCCATCATCGGCGAGTGGAACGCGTGCGACGTGCGCAGCGCCTTCGACTTGCCCTTCAGCATCGCGGCGAACGCCTCCACGGCGTCGGTCCCGCCGGCCACCACACAGGTGCCCGGGCCGTTGACCGTGGCCACGGAGAGCCCGTCGGGCAGCAGGTCGGCGACGACCGACTCGTCCAGCGCGACGGCGAGCATCGAGCCGGCGGGCAACGACTGCATCAGCCGGCCCCGGGCGGCGACCACCCGCAGCGCGTCCGGCAGGCTCAGCACTCCGGCCACGGTGGCCGCGACGTACTCGCCGATGGAGTGTCCGATCATCGCGGCGGGCCGGACTCCGGCGGCCTGCCAGAGCGCGGCCAGGGCGTACTCGACGGTGAACAGCGCCGGCTGGGTGTAGCGGGTCTCGGTGAGCTTCTCCCCCGCCGCCGGGTCCCGGCCGAGGATCAGGTCGCGCAGGTCCAGGCCCAGGGCGGGGCGGAGCAGTTCGGCGCACTCGTCGACGACCGCGGCGAAGCGGGGCTGCTCGGCGTAGAGCTGCGCGCCCATTCCCGCGTACTGGGCGCCCTGCCCGGAGAACAGGAACCCCACTGTCGGGGCTGGACGGTCGGTCAATGGTCGCGGTGCGGGCTGCGCGCGCTTGGGGTTGCGCAGGGCCGTGACGGCGCTCGGCAGGTCGGTGGCGACCACGGCGCGGCGGTGCGGGTGGGGGCGGCGGCCGACTCGCAGGGTGTGCGCGACGTCGGCGAGGTACGCGGGCCCGGCGTCGGCGGCGCCGTCCAGGTGCGCGGCGAGGCGCTGCACCGCCGCGTCCAGGGCGCTCGGGGTGGCCGCGCTGACCTGGAGCAGGTGCGCCGGGGGTACCCGACGGTCCGTGCGGTACGCCGCCGGCGCCTCCTCCAGCACCACGTGGGCGTTGGTGCCGCCGATGCCGAACGAGCTGACGCCGGCCCGCCGGGGCCCGCCGTCGGTGTCCCACTTGGTGAGGGTGTTCGCCACGTAGAACGGGGTGTCGGCGAACTCGACGGCTGGATTCGGCGTCTCGAAGTTGATCGTCGGCGGGATCAGTCCGTGCTCCATTGCGAGCACCGTCTTGATCACGCTGACGATGCCGGAGGGTTGGCTGAGGTGGCCGATGTTCGACTTCACCGAGCCGATGCCGCACCAGCCCCGCTCGTCGGTGTCACGGGCGTACACGGCGGAGAGCGCCGCCACCTCGATCGGGTCACCCATCGCGGTGCCGGTGCCGTGCGCCTCGACGTAGCTGATGGTGCGCGGGTCGACGTCGGCCATCGCCACGGCCTGGGCGATGGCCGCCGCCTGCCCGTCGATGCTGGGTGCGGTGAAGCCGACCTTGCCGGCGCCGTCGTTGTTGATCGCGTTGCCGAGCACGACCGCGCGGATCGCGTCCCCGTCGGCGATCGCGTCGGAGAGCCGCTTGAGCAGGGTCACCCCGACGCCGCTGCCCCACACCGTGCCGTTGGCGGCGGCGTCGAACGGGCGGCAGCGGCCATCGGGTGAGGTGAAGCCGTCCATGCCGAGGTAGCCGACGTGCGGCAGCTCGATGTTCACACCACCGGCGAGCGCCATGTCGCACTCGCCGTTGCGCAGCGCCTCGCAGGCCAGGTGGAAGGCGACAAGCGACGTGGAGCAGGCGGTGTGCACGGTCAGGCTCGGCCCGCGCAGATCCAGCCGGTACGACACGTTTGTGGCCACATAGTTCGGCGAGTTGCCGGTGGCGATGGAGACCGCGCCGTGCGGGTTGCCGCCGACCCGCCGGTTACGCAGCACGTTCCGGTTCAGGTACGTGTTGCCGCCGGTGCCGGCGTACACGCCGATCGCGCCGTCGTAGCGGGTCGGGTCGTAGCCGGCGTCCTCCAGCGCCGTGTGGCAGGACTCCAGGAACAGGCGGTGCTGCGGGTCGGTCAGCTCCGCCTCCCGGCCGGTCATCCCGAACAGCGTGGCGTCGAACTCGTCGTAGCCGTCGACCAGTGGGGCCCGACTGACCCAGCCCGGGTCGTCGACCTCCTCGATCTTCGCGCCCCGGGCCAGCTGCTCCTCCCGGGTCAGGTCGGTGACCGACTCCACCCCGTCGACGAGGTTGCGCCAGAACTCGTGCACGTCGGCCGCACCGGGCAGGCGCGCGGCCAGGCCGACGATCGCGATCGGTTCGATGCCGTCGTCGGGCAGGTCGGTGACGTCGTCGGGCAGGTCGGCTGCGGTCGGGTTGCTCATCAGGCTGTCCTTCGTCACGCGGTGCCGCCGGGGCGGCGGGGAGGGATACGGCGGGTACGGCTGCGGCGGGCGGCGGCGCGCAGAGCGGCCCGCGCCAGCTCCGGGCGGTCGGCGGCCCCGTCGAGGCTGGCGGCGAGCGCCCGGATGGTGGGGTGGCGGAACAGATCGAGCATCTTGATGGACCGGCCGGTGGCGGTGGTCAGTCGGGCGTGGACGGCCGCGAGCGCCAGCGAATGCCCACCGATGTCGAAGAAGTTGTCGGTCACCCCGACCCGCTCGCGCTCCAGCACCTTCCGCCAGATCCCCGCGATCAGCTCCTCGGTCTCGGTGAGTCCGTCCGGACCCGCGGGCACCAGCGCCGGCCGGTCGCCGCCGGCCACCGTCATCGCGCCGAGCTGCGGCACCCGCACGGTCGGCCGGGGCAGGGCGGCGGCCACCTCGCGGGCCGGCGTGTCAGGTGCGCCGGCCAGCGCGCCCACCAGCTCGGCCAGGTCGGCGAGCAGGTCGTCGATGCGACCGGCGTCGAACAGGTCCGGGTTGTAGACCACCTCGACGCCGGTGCGGCCGTCGGGCTGCACCACGTAGACGGTGATGTCGAACGGGGAGCCGGGTTTGGGCACCGGGACCGGCTCGGCGGTCAGCCCGGTCAGCGTCAGCCGTGGTGGCGCGAAGTTGAGCACGTTGAACAGCACCTGCACCAGTGGCGCGCGGGCGGTGTCCCGGCCGGCGCCGAGCGCCTCGACGATCCGTTCCAGTGGCGCCCCGGGATGGGCGGTGGCCTCGTGCAGCTCCCCGGAGCACCGGTCGACCAGCTCGGCGAAACTCGCCCCGCCGGTACGGACCCGCACCGGCACCGTGTCGATGAAGAAGCCGATCACGTCGTCGAAGGCGGCCAGCCTCCGGTCGGCGACGATCGCGCCGAGCACGTGGTCGTCGCCGCCGGTGAGCCGCGCGATCAGCTCACCGAACGCGGCCAGCAGCACCGACGCCACGGTGGTGCCGCGCCGCTCGGCCAGCTCGCGGACCGCGCGGTCGGTGTCCGCGGGCAGCCGGACGGCCGCCTCCGCGCCGGCGTAGGTCTGCACCGCGGGTCGGGGTCGGTCCCGGGGCAGGTCCAGCACCGTCGGCACGCCGTCCAGGTGCGCCGTCCACCAGGCCAGGTCCGCCGCGCCGCGCAGCCGGTCCCGTTCGGCCCGCCAGACCGCGTAGTCGGCGTAGTGGGCGGGCAGCTCGGGCAGCGCCGGAGGCTGGCCGGCCACCGCCCGGGCGTACCCGGCCGCCAGATCGTCGTAGCAGACCCGTTCGGACCAACCGTCGAAGACGGCGTGGTGCCAGGTGGCGGCCAGCACGTGCTCGGCCGGGCCGAGCCGGTAGACGGTCACCTGCCAGGGCGGCCCGGTGGCCAGGTCGAAGGGGTGCGCGGCGCCGGCCGCGAGCATCCGGGTCAGCTCGGCCTCGGGCTCGACGCTGCCGGTCAGGTCGACCACCGGCACGGCCACGTCGGTCGGCTCGGCGCAGACGGCGTACGGCACGCCGGCGGTCTGCGGGATCCGCCAGCGCAGCACGTCGTGCCGCTCGGCGACGGCCCGCAGCGCCGCCCCGAGCGCGGCGGTGTCCAGCGGGCCACGCAACCGGTGCGCCACCGCGATGTTGTACGGCGCGCTGGACGGCGCGAGCTGGTCGACGAACCAGAGCCGGCGCTGCGGCGGGGAGAGGGTGGGTGGGTTACCGGTACGCAGCCCGTCCCCGCCGCTGGGCGCGGCGGCCACCCGCTCGACCAGCCGCCCGAAGGTTCGCTGGGTGAACACCTCGCGGGTGTCGAGCTGCCGGCCCAGCTCGGCGCGGAGCGCGGCGACCAGGCGCATCGCCGCGATGGAGTTGCCACCGGCGGCGAGGAAGTCCGTCGCCGGCTCGGGTGCCACGCCGAGCAACCGGGTCCAGATGTCGGCCACCGCCGCCGCCACGGATCCGTCCGGCGTGGCCGGACCGGCGGCGGGGGTGGTGGTGTCGGCGGAGGGGACGAGCGCGGCGGCGGCCAGCGCGCGCAGCGCCGGCCGGTCCAGTTTTCCACTGACCGCGCTGACCGGCAGCGCGCCGCGGCGCAGCACCCGGGCCGGCAGCATCGCCGCGGTCAGCCGGCTGCCGGCGTACCCGCGCAGCCGGGCGTCGTCGGGCGCGTCCGCAGGGGTGAGGAACGCGACCAGCTCGACACCGGCGGGGCCGGGCACCGCCTCGACCGCGACCCCGGTCACCCCGGGCAACTCGGCCAGCACCGCCTCCACCTCGCCCAACTCGATGCGCTGCCCACGGATCTTGACCTGCCGGTCGGCCCGGCCGAGGTAGGCGATCCGCCCGTCCGGGTCGAGCCGGACCAGGTCGCCGGTGCGGTACAACCGCTCGCCGGGCAGCCCGGAGAACGGGTCCGGAACGAAGCGTTCGGCGGTCAACGCGGGCCGGCCAAGATAGCCGTCGGCCAGCCCCGGCCCGCCGATCAGCAGCTCACCGATCTCCCCCGGCGGCACCGGGTCGAGCGTCACGTCCACCACGTACGCCCGATGGTTGGGCAGTGGCCGGCCGATCGGCACCGGCTCGGTCTCGGTGGCGCTCAACGGGCCGCTGACCACCAGCACCGTCGTCTCGGTGGGGCCGTAGCCGTTGAAGAATCGACGGCCGGGCGCCCAGCGGGAGGCCAGGGCGGCCGGCACCGCCTCGCCGCCGCACAGCACCGTGCGCCAGGCGGGCAGCTCGGTCGGGTCCAGCATGGCCAGCAGGGTGGGCGTGACGAAGCCCCAGTTGACCTCGTGCGCGGCGATGAACTGTGCCAGCCGAACCGGGTCGGCGCGATCCTCGGCGCCGAGCAGCTGCACCGCGCCGCCGAGCAGCAGCGGCACGAACAGGTCCATGGTGGCCGCGTCGAAGCCGAGCGAGGCGATGCCGAGGCTGCGTACGCCGGCGTCCGCGCCGGTGAGCGCGACCACGCCGGTGAGGAACTCGACCACGTTGCGGTGGCTGGTGAGCACCCCCTTGGGTCGGCCGGTGGAACCCGAGGTGAACAGCACGTACGCCGGATCACCGGGGCGGGCCGGGCAGGGCGCGAGCGGGGCCGGGCCGGGCAGCCCGAGCGCCTCGACGCCCGGCACGTCGCCGAACTCCGCCTCGGCGGCGTCGCCGACCACCAGGGACACGCCCGCGTCGGCGGCGATCCCGCGCAGCCGCCGACGCGGGCCGCCCGGCTCCAGCGGCACGTAGCAACCGCCAGCCAGCAACACCCCCAGAACGGTGGCTACCAGTTCCGGCCGGCGGGCGCCGCACACCCCCACCCGGCTCTGCCGGTCGACGCCCCGCACGCGCAGTGCCGCCGCCACCCCGGCAGCCCGGGCCACCAGCTCGGCGTAGGTGAGCCGGCTGTCCCACTGGCGCACCGCCACCGCGTCCGGGGTACGGGCGGCCTGCGCGACCACCAGCTCGGCGATCGTCGCGTCCGGCCAGGGCAGGGGCTCACCGGTCACGGCGCTGATGGACAGGATGTCGGTCACCCGTTCCCCCCGGGGTAGCTGCTCGGATCGGTGACTTGCAGACGCAGCTCGCTGACGTGTCCGCGCCCGTGCGCATCGGTCACCCAGCTCTCGCTCGGTGCCGGCAACAACTCAGTGACGACGACCGCGACGTCCGGCCCGGTGCGGGCCGCGGCGTCGACCATCGCGCACAGCGACTGCGCGTGGAGCGGGCCGGTGAGGTCGACGTAGCAGGGCTTGACCTCGGTGCCGACCTTCACGAACACCCGCTCGGGCAGGCCGAGCCGGGCCCGCCACCGGCGCACCGCGAGGAACCGCTCGGCCTCTCCGGTCACCCCGCCCAGCCCGCTGTCCGCGACGGTGGTCCGCCAGGTGCGGCGGGCCACGACCAGCCGGTCGATGGTGATCCTGGGTGTGTGCGCCGCCGGGTCGAGCAGCTTGAAGGCGTCCACCAGCAGCGAGCCGAGCAGGTTGGCGAAGACCTCCACCAGCGGCCAACGGCTGCCGTCGGGCAGCACAGCCGCCAGCCGGTCGCCGACCGGCACCACCCGCACCTCGGTCGCCGGTATCAGCCGGTCCACCTCGCCGCCCCGGGCGGTGTCGATGCCGAGCTGCCGGTCAGCCGGGCCGGTCAACCCGTACGTGGTGCGGGTGGTGACCCGGGGGAAGCCCTCCGGGTAGAGCACCCGCACCCGGGCCGGACCCAGGTCGGTGTCCAGCCCGGCGCGCAGCGCCGCCGGGTCCGGGTGGAACGGCACGAAGACCGCGCTGTCGAAGGTGGGGGTGGCCGGGTGCAGCTCGCCGAGCACGAGCAGGAACTCGCCCCGGTTCAGCGCGGCCAGGTCGACGGCGCTGATCTGCACGTCCGGGCTGTGGATCCGGGCCGACGGCCAGCCCGGCGCGTCCGCCGGGAACACCCGCCGGGCCCGCTCGGCCAGCTCCGTGCCGCGCAGCCGCAGTTCGGGCTGCCCGGGCGGCAGCGCGGCCAGGTCGAACAGCTCGGCCCAGCGGGCGGTGAAACCGGCCCCGGCGGCGGCCAGCGGCCCGTCCTGGGCGACCAGCAGCCCCTGGGCCAGCGACCAGACGTCCGCGAGCCGCACCGGCCCGTCGGCGCGCAGCTCCTCGTACAGCTCGGCGAGGAGGCGCTCGCAGGCGGCGCCGATCTCGGCGGTCAGCCACCGGGCGGCCTGGAGCAGCACGGCCAGCGGCGCGGCGAGGGCGTCGAGCACCGCCGCGCCGACGGTGACCGTGAGATCGCGGGAGGTCTCCTCGTAGACGACGGTGCGGCCGGCGTACATCTGACCGGCCTGCCGGGTCGCGGG
Above is a window of Micromonospora coriariae DNA encoding:
- a CDS encoding lantibiotic dehydratase, giving the protein MSHRLPLGETGWSVWRDVVLRTAGFPAVGLDAFAAPDAADAADALLAGEVAAEVFDKAFAEALADASATAGRIAADPLLREAVTWQNPEMLIALDGLLRTDPTVRNVRRRKRELSLLRYWQRYCGKAETIGFFGPVCWGTFDPADPSTRLRPGPTTLSRREVHFEAWALIAYADRLADDPAVRRWWAPALPPHLSVVGRLLHRPLHPPVELPLAEARLLACSDGRTPAVRLVERVLAAGDTGLRTADDAFLLLDRLVERGLLTWDAGLPISPRAEQVLRERLAAIGDPTLRAEVSAGFDRLCAARDDVAAAAGDPDRLGAALAALNEEFTAVTGRPATRQAGQMYAGRTVVYEETSRDLTVTVGAAVLDALAAPLAVLLQAARWLTAEIGAACERLLAELYEELRADGPVRLADVWSLAQGLLVAQDGPLAAAGAGFTARWAELFDLAALPPGQPELRLRGTELAERARRVFPADAPGWPSARIHSPDVQISAVDLAALNRGEFLLVLGELHPATPTFDSAVFVPFHPDPAALRAGLDTDLGPARVRVLYPEGFPRVTTRTTYGLTGPADRQLGIDTARGGEVDRLIPATEVRVVPVGDRLAAVLPDGSRWPLVEVFANLLGSLLVDAFKLLDPAAHTPRITIDRLVVARRTWRTTVADSGLGGVTGEAERFLAVRRWRARLGLPERVFVKVGTEVKPCYVDLTGPLHAQSLCAMVDAAARTGPDVAVVVTELLPAPSESWVTDAHGRGHVSELRLQVTDPSSYPGGNG
- a CDS encoding non-ribosomal peptide synthetase: MTDILSISAVTGEPLPWPDATIAELVVAQAARTPDAVAVRQWDSRLTYAELVARAAGVAAALRVRGVDRQSRVGVCGARRPELVATVLGVLLAGGCYVPLEPGGPRRRLRGIAADAGVSLVVGDAAEAEFGDVPGVEALGLPGPAPLAPCPARPGDPAYVLFTSGSTGRPKGVLTSHRNVVEFLTGVVALTGADAGVRSLGIASLGFDAATMDLFVPLLLGGAVQLLGAEDRADPVRLAQFIAAHEVNWGFVTPTLLAMLDPTELPAWRTVLCGGEAVPAALASRWAPGRRFFNGYGPTETTVLVVSGPLSATETEPVPIGRPLPNHRAYVVDVTLDPVPPGEIGELLIGGPGLADGYLGRPALTAERFVPDPFSGLPGERLYRTGDLVRLDPDGRIAYLGRADRQVKIRGQRIELGEVEAVLAELPGVTGVAVEAVPGPAGVELVAFLTPADAPDDARLRGYAGSRLTAAMLPARVLRRGALPVSAVSGKLDRPALRALAAAALVPSADTTTPAAGPATPDGSVAAAVADIWTRLLGVAPEPATDFLAAGGNSIAAMRLVAALRAELGRQLDTREVFTQRTFGRLVERVAAAPSGGDGLRTGNPPTLSPPQRRLWFVDQLAPSSAPYNIAVAHRLRGPLDTAALGAALRAVAERHDVLRWRIPQTAGVPYAVCAEPTDVAVPVVDLTGSVEPEAELTRMLAAGAAHPFDLATGPPWQVTVYRLGPAEHVLAATWHHAVFDGWSERVCYDDLAAGYARAVAGQPPALPELPAHYADYAVWRAERDRLRGAADLAWWTAHLDGVPTVLDLPRDRPRPAVQTYAGAEAAVRLPADTDRAVRELAERRGTTVASVLLAAFGELIARLTGGDDHVLGAIVADRRLAAFDDVIGFFIDTVPVRVRTGGASFAELVDRCSGELHEATAHPGAPLERIVEALGAGRDTARAPLVQVLFNVLNFAPPRLTLTGLTAEPVPVPKPGSPFDITVYVVQPDGRTGVEVVYNPDLFDAGRIDDLLADLAELVGALAGAPDTPAREVAAALPRPTVRVPQLGAMTVAGGDRPALVPAGPDGLTETEELIAGIWRKVLERERVGVTDNFFDIGGHSLALAAVHARLTTATGRSIKMLDLFRHPTIRALAASLDGAADRPELARAALRAAARRSRTRRIPPRRPGGTA